The Bacillus carboniphilus genome contains a region encoding:
- a CDS encoding ABC transporter permease, with protein sequence MTAVSIAFAFLMGGGSQQLIPLPVVSELPQEETNHIIEQLNKEDVFMIELVEEKELKEMLENNQAQQGVILKEKEYTIQQIVETDKQPIIIQYLNHIYLEMEQIEQLTETMPEKDEDSIQVLYDQLTSQESFDIEKTSFQGEDGIIYDANLQAIFGFSLFFVMYTISYSVVDILREKELGIWDRLILSKTSKWKIYVSTFLYSFFVGYLQVLIIFSVFQYVLDIDFYGTFYSTLLLIIPYLLSIIALSMLISGLVKNMRQFNVVIPLVSVSMAMISGAYWPIEIVENKALLFVADLLPLTYGMEMLKGATLYQYGWMDLLEPTTILILMTVVMMGIGINLVEKRH encoded by the coding sequence TTGACGGCTGTAAGTATCGCGTTTGCTTTTTTAATGGGGGGAGGAAGTCAACAGCTCATTCCTTTACCAGTAGTTTCTGAACTACCGCAAGAAGAGACGAATCATATCATTGAACAATTAAATAAAGAAGATGTGTTTATGATTGAGCTAGTTGAAGAAAAAGAGCTGAAAGAAATGTTAGAAAACAATCAAGCTCAGCAGGGAGTCATACTCAAAGAAAAAGAATACACGATACAACAAATAGTAGAAACAGATAAGCAACCAATCATTATTCAATACTTAAACCATATATACTTAGAAATGGAGCAGATCGAGCAGCTCACCGAAACAATGCCAGAGAAGGATGAAGATAGTATTCAGGTGCTTTATGATCAATTAACATCACAGGAAAGCTTTGATATTGAGAAAACAAGCTTTCAAGGCGAAGATGGTATTATTTATGATGCTAACCTTCAAGCCATTTTTGGCTTCTCCTTATTCTTTGTTATGTATACCATTTCTTATAGCGTGGTAGATATATTAAGAGAAAAAGAACTTGGAATTTGGGATCGTTTAATTTTATCAAAAACGTCTAAATGGAAGATTTACGTTTCAACGTTTTTGTATAGTTTCTTTGTTGGCTATCTTCAAGTATTAATAATATTTAGTGTCTTTCAATATGTATTGGATATCGATTTTTACGGTACATTTTACTCTACCTTGTTGCTCATTATACCGTATTTATTATCCATTATTGCTCTATCCATGTTGATTAGTGGTCTTGTTAAAAATATGAGGCAATTCAACGTTGTGATTCCGTTAGTATCCGTTAGTATGGCAATGATAAGTGGGGCATATTGGCCGATTGAAATTGTTGAAAATAAGGCTTTGTTATTTGTTGCCGATTTATTGCCATTAACCTATGGGATGGAAATGTTAAAGGGTGCAACTCTTTATCAATATGGATGGATGGATTTACTGGAGCCTACCACTATATTAATTTTAATGACGGTTGTGATGATGGGAATTGGGATTAATTTAGTAGAGAAAAGGCATTAG